A genomic stretch from Methanomassiliicoccales archaeon includes:
- a CDS encoding cupin domain-containing protein, protein MITRAVDTKTVKVTNKITRRMVVCGQKCQIIEFVLEKGAVIPAHRHPHEQIGYVQKGKLKMLIDGQISILTQGDGYWIEPNVEHEVEVLEDSIAIDVFSPPREDFKT, encoded by the coding sequence ATGATTACGCGTGCGGTAGATACAAAAACTGTAAAAGTCACCAATAAAATAACAAGAAGAATGGTCGTGTGTGGGCAGAAATGTCAGATCATTGAGTTTGTGCTGGAGAAGGGTGCAGTGATACCTGCGCACAGACATCCTCATGAGCAGATTGGTTATGTGCAGAAAGGAAAACTCAAGATGTTAATCGACGGCCAGATCAGCATTTTAACTCAGGGAGATGGATACTGGATCGAGCCAAATGTGGAACATGAAGTCGAGGTTCTCGAAGATTCGATCGCTATTGACGTCTTTTCACCACCAAGAGAAGACTTTAAGACATAA
- a CDS encoding 4-hydroxyphenylacetate 3-hydroxylase family protein, producing MMNGKQYLDSLRRMKTEAYVFGERIENVADHPFTWEHANAVAMTYELAHDPQYSDLMTAKSHLTGKTINRFTHIHQSTEDLVKKVKMLRLLGRKTGSCFQRCVGLDAMNALYTTTYEMDQKLGTNYFERLKRFVLKVQEEDLMIGGAMTDVKGNRGLRPSQQADPDMFVHIVERREDGIVVRGAKAHQTGSVNSHMMLIMPTLNMTADDADYAVSFAVPSDEKGVIHILGRQTNDTRKFERTLDRGNIGYGIVGGEALVIFDDVFIPNERVFMAGEFEFSGMLVERFASYHRQNYGGCKAGVSDVIIGASAALADAHGIQDASHVRDKLTEMIHLTETLYCCSIACSSEGFKTKSGAYLVDPLLANVTKQNVTRFIYEIGRLAQDLAGGIVATLPSQKDFQNPKVNKYLQKYLKAKEGVSAEERARLIRLIENISTGTALIESMHGAGSPQAQRIMILRQGNLAAKAEYARVLSGIREDEVLKRIRG from the coding sequence ATGATGAACGGAAAACAATATCTGGATAGCCTGCGCAGGATGAAGACGGAAGCATATGTTTTCGGAGAAAGAATAGAGAACGTGGCTGATCATCCATTTACATGGGAACATGCCAACGCAGTTGCAATGACTTATGAGCTAGCTCATGATCCCCAGTATTCAGACCTGATGACTGCTAAATCCCATCTGACGGGAAAAACGATCAATCGTTTCACGCATATTCATCAAAGTACCGAAGACCTCGTCAAGAAAGTCAAAATGTTGCGGCTTCTTGGGAGAAAAACTGGCTCGTGTTTCCAAAGATGCGTTGGCTTGGACGCGATGAACGCCTTGTACACAACGACATACGAAATGGATCAGAAACTCGGAACCAATTATTTTGAGAGATTGAAACGGTTTGTCTTAAAAGTTCAGGAAGAAGACCTCATGATTGGAGGAGCAATGACAGACGTAAAAGGGAATCGAGGGCTGCGACCATCCCAGCAAGCTGATCCAGATATGTTCGTCCATATCGTTGAGAGGAGAGAGGACGGAATCGTCGTTAGAGGAGCAAAGGCCCATCAAACGGGCTCCGTCAATTCGCACATGATGCTCATCATGCCAACACTCAATATGACCGCTGATGATGCTGATTATGCAGTTTCTTTCGCGGTCCCTTCTGATGAAAAAGGAGTTATTCACATTTTGGGGCGACAAACCAATGATACAAGGAAATTCGAGAGAACTCTTGATCGAGGGAATATCGGATATGGCATTGTCGGTGGAGAAGCGCTTGTCATCTTCGATGATGTTTTCATTCCGAATGAGAGAGTTTTCATGGCTGGAGAATTCGAGTTTTCTGGCATGTTGGTGGAAAGATTCGCCTCCTACCACAGACAGAATTACGGTGGGTGTAAGGCTGGTGTTAGCGATGTGATCATTGGCGCGAGCGCCGCCCTCGCCGATGCTCACGGAATTCAAGATGCTTCCCATGTTAGAGATAAGCTCACGGAAATGATCCATCTAACGGAGACGCTTTATTGCTGCTCTATCGCCTGTTCTAGTGAGGGGTTCAAAACGAAGTCTGGGGCATATTTGGTTGATCCCTTGCTAGCAAATGTCACGAAGCAAAATGTAACCCGGTTTATTTACGAAATAGGAAGACTCGCTCAGGATCTGGCAGGCGGGATTGTCGCAACACTGCCATCGCAGAAGGATTTCCAGAATCCAAAGGTGAATAAGTATCTTCAGAAGTATCTCAAAGCAAAAGAGGGTGTATCGGCGGAAGAGAGAGCGAGGCTAATACGGTTGATAGAAAACATCTCAACGGGGACTGCCCTCATCGAATCAATGCATGGCGCTGGCTCTCCACAGGCGCAGAGGATCATGATCCTAAGGCAGGGAAATCTCGCGGCGAAAGCGGAATACGCACGTGTACTTTCGGGCATCAGGGAAGATGAGGTTTTGAAGAGAATCAGAGGATGA
- a CDS encoding preprotein translocase subunit Sec61beta: protein MPKKKSEGFQSAAGLIRYFESEDEKAIKINPWFVIGMAIALVVLVELLRNLFPT, encoded by the coding sequence ATGCCCAAGAAAAAGAGTGAGGGTTTTCAATCGGCAGCAGGATTAATAAGATATTTTGAATCGGAAGATGAAAAAGCGATAAAGATCAATCCCTGGTTTGTCATCGGAATGGCGATCGCTCTTGTCGTTCTGGTCGAACTTCTTAGAAATCTCTTTCCAACATGA
- a CDS encoding DNA topoisomerase IV subunit A gives MTSSERHGEALDRLYEIANSIYDQISEGKVPKMLIPLRTKGNIKFDPKLGVWKYGKAMGARTAKKTRGAQMLLRTMFVLEFIEDMIANNKSSTLREMYYISEGWGKAKFSSQDESNLLAEDLEIVTKCLREDFKLRPEENGASVIGDLTITEVDRKGKLKRINCRDDVGDSGYSIPYNVEKEKIELIETSAKFVIAIETGGMFDRLVENGFDEKFDALLVHLKGQPARSTRRFIKRLNEELQLPVVVFTDGDPWSFRIFASVAYGAIKTAHISEYLATPTAEFIGITASDIINYDLPTDKLTDMDIRALNAELNDPRFNDEFWRNEIETMLEIGKKAEQQALAKYGLDYVTDTYLPEKLTELGII, from the coding sequence ATTCCTTTGAGAACTAAAGGGAATATCAAATTCGATCCCAAACTCGGCGTTTGGAAATACGGTAAAGCGATGGGTGCGCGGACAGCAAAGAAAACGAGAGGTGCCCAGATGCTTCTCCGCACGATGTTTGTTCTTGAATTCATCGAGGACATGATCGCAAATAACAAGTCTTCAACTCTGAGAGAGATGTATTATATCTCGGAAGGATGGGGGAAAGCAAAGTTTTCATCACAGGATGAATCAAATTTACTGGCAGAGGATCTGGAAATTGTCACCAAATGCCTAAGAGAGGATTTCAAACTGAGACCCGAAGAAAACGGCGCGAGTGTCATCGGAGACTTGACGATCACAGAAGTCGACAGAAAGGGCAAGCTAAAACGTATTAACTGCAGAGATGATGTTGGGGATTCTGGTTACAGTATCCCGTATAATGTAGAAAAAGAAAAAATAGAATTAATCGAAACGAGCGCGAAATTCGTCATAGCGATTGAAACTGGCGGTATGTTTGACCGCCTGGTAGAAAACGGCTTTGATGAAAAGTTCGACGCACTCCTTGTCCATCTTAAAGGGCAACCTGCAAGAAGTACAAGACGATTCATCAAACGGCTCAATGAAGAGCTACAATTGCCTGTCGTTGTATTCACCGATGGAGATCCCTGGTCCTTCAGGATTTTCGCATCAGTCGCCTACGGTGCGATCAAGACCGCCCATATTTCCGAGTATCTTGCAACGCCCACCGCTGAGTTCATTGGCATCACTGCATCAGACATCATCAATTATGATCTGCCAACGGACAAATTGACAGATATGGATATCCGCGCATTGAATGCTGAGCTCAATGATCCGAGATTCAATGACGAATTCTGGCGAAATGAAATCGAGACGATGCTTGAAATCGGAAAGAAGGCGGAGCAGCAGGCGCTAGCAAAATACGGCCTGGATTATGTAACAGATACGTACTTGCCAGAAAAGCTGACGGAACTTGGTATCATTTGA
- a CDS encoding lysine--tRNA ligase has translation MHWADVIARSLTSTTDNHLISTGISPSGFIHVGSLREAITAGAIQKALTGLGAKARLIYLIDSFDPLRKRYPFLPEDFEDEVGRPLSHVRCPCGSHKNYAHHFIQPFLEALDILGIKPEIYWTHELYAKGIFADAIDTVINAKMKIVEILREVTKREISDDYFPYNPRCSSCGKFADVEILRYERPFVYYRCRCGNNGKADIRKDDGKLPWRIEWAAKWKIFGVTCEPFGKDHAAAGGSYDTGVRFAREIFGIKPPFPVPYEFVQLKGKGQMHKSTGSVITGIDALKITPAPVLSFTILRYNPDRHIDYDPGLGILEMVDEYDRIERLYYKGGAEEKELDLLRAYELSQPKFIRTQMPLQVPYRHLVNVVQITDSFEGVIEILKRTEHISEISQLDAEVLWERVQCVKYWLQHFAPDEVKFSLAMETPIIKLDEVESAFLNCLNAALRDIDWEADTIHNSIYGCAKTSGLSAAKAFQLLYQIFINRMSGPRLGYFFSTLDKKFVLARIESVLHAR, from the coding sequence ATGCATTGGGCAGACGTTATTGCGAGATCCCTGACCTCAACGACAGACAACCATCTTATTTCCACAGGGATAAGTCCCTCTGGTTTTATTCATGTTGGTAGCTTGAGAGAGGCAATTACTGCAGGCGCGATTCAGAAGGCACTCACAGGTCTTGGAGCGAAGGCAAGACTTATCTATCTCATCGATTCCTTCGATCCCCTGCGAAAAAGATATCCCTTTCTCCCTGAGGATTTCGAGGATGAGGTGGGCAGGCCACTCAGTCATGTGAGGTGTCCGTGTGGATCCCACAAGAACTACGCCCATCATTTCATTCAGCCATTCTTGGAAGCTCTGGACATCCTTGGAATAAAACCTGAGATATATTGGACTCATGAGCTGTATGCGAAAGGCATATTCGCTGATGCAATCGATACGGTCATCAATGCCAAGATGAAGATTGTCGAGATTTTGCGGGAAGTCACAAAAAGAGAAATCTCGGATGACTATTTTCCATATAATCCACGATGCAGCTCGTGCGGGAAATTTGCTGATGTCGAAATTCTTCGATATGAGCGCCCATTCGTTTACTATCGGTGTAGATGTGGGAATAATGGTAAAGCAGACATTAGGAAGGATGATGGGAAGCTTCCCTGGCGGATCGAATGGGCAGCAAAATGGAAAATTTTCGGCGTTACCTGTGAGCCATTTGGCAAGGATCACGCGGCCGCAGGCGGATCATACGACACCGGCGTGAGATTCGCTCGGGAGATTTTCGGAATCAAGCCGCCGTTTCCCGTGCCGTACGAATTTGTACAGCTTAAGGGTAAAGGGCAGATGCACAAGTCTACAGGTTCCGTAATTACGGGAATTGACGCCCTTAAAATCACACCCGCACCCGTCCTAAGTTTCACAATCCTCCGATACAATCCAGATCGTCATATCGATTATGATCCTGGTCTTGGGATTCTAGAAATGGTTGATGAATACGATAGAATTGAAAGGCTATATTACAAAGGCGGCGCGGAGGAGAAGGAACTGGATTTACTCCGCGCTTACGAACTCTCCCAACCGAAATTCATCAGAACTCAGATGCCACTTCAGGTACCGTATCGACATCTCGTCAACGTAGTTCAGATCACCGACTCATTCGAAGGTGTGATCGAGATTCTAAAAAGGACTGAACACATCTCCGAGATCTCACAGCTTGATGCAGAAGTATTATGGGAAAGAGTGCAATGCGTGAAATATTGGCTTCAGCACTTTGCGCCCGATGAGGTAAAATTTTCGCTGGCGATGGAAACGCCAATAATAAAATTGGACGAGGTGGAAAGCGCTTTTCTCAATTGTCTCAATGCAGCGTTAAGAGACATCGATTGGGAGGCAGATACAATACATAACAGCATATATGGCTGCGCTAAAACGAGCGGACTGAGTGCAGCAAAGGCATTCCAACTCCTCTACCAGATCTTCATCAACAGAATGTCGGGACCGCGACTAGGCTACTTCTTTTCGACACTCGATAAGAAATTTGTGCTCGCAAGAATTGAAAGCGTTTTGCATGCACGATAA